In Rhineura floridana isolate rRhiFlo1 chromosome 12, rRhiFlo1.hap2, whole genome shotgun sequence, a single window of DNA contains:
- the TCIM gene encoding transcriptional and immune response regulator: MSTSLRVSPSVHGYRFDTALRKKAVANIFENLDQESLQKLFRNSGDRKAEERAKIILATNQDLEEKARSLMALKQRTREKLFQFLKFGKHSIKVH, encoded by the coding sequence ATGTCCACCTCCTTAAGGGTGAGCCCTTCTGTTCACGGCTATCGCTTTGACACAGCTTTACGCAAGAAAGCAGTGGCGAACATCTTTGAGAACCTGGATCAAGAGTCACTCCAGAAGCTGTTCAGAAATTCTGGGGACAGGAAAGCTGAAGAAAGGGCCAAGATAATCCTGGCCACCaaccaggatctggaggagaaagCAAGATCGCTCATGGCTTTGAAGCAGAGGACAAGAGAGAAACTTTTCCAGTTCctgaagtttgggaaacactccATCAAAGTCCACTGA